In Streptomyces sp. NBC_00569, a single genomic region encodes these proteins:
- a CDS encoding CoA transferase: protein MAAPGSSSTLPDRSDPAQWPTLRARFTERFRSRTRDEWSAVFHGTGACVAPVLTPDEAPSHPHLADRATFAELGGVLQPAPAPRFSRTPAQLTRPPAAAGTETREALMDWGIEGVDALLISGAAHQA, encoded by the coding sequence GTGGCGGCGCCTGGAAGCTCCTCGACGCTCCCCGACCGCTCCGACCCGGCCCAATGGCCCACACTGCGGGCGCGGTTCACGGAACGCTTCCGAAGCCGCACCCGTGACGAGTGGAGCGCCGTGTTCCACGGTACTGGCGCGTGTGTCGCCCCCGTGCTCACGCCCGACGAGGCACCTTCCCACCCTCATCTCGCTGACCGAGCCACGTTCGCCGAACTCGGCGGGGTACTCCAGCCGGCCCCGGCGCCCCGCTTCTCCCGCACGCCCGCCCAGCTCACCCGGCCCCCGGCGGCGGCCGGAACCGAGACGCGCGAAGCGCTCATGGACTGGGGAATCGAGGGCGTCGACGCACTCCTGATCTCCGGGGCTGCGCACCAGGCCTGA
- a CDS encoding helix-turn-helix domain-containing protein has protein sequence MAYFVTVADNGGVNRAAAALHVAESSLPQAVRNLEKDLSTKLVRDAERGRIDIDG, from the coding sequence GTGGCGTACTTCGTCACCGTTGCCGACAACGGTGGGGTGAACCGGGCCGCAGCCGCACTGCACGTCGCCGAGTCGTCCCTCCCGCAGGCCGTCAGGAATCTGGAGAAGGACCTGAGCACCAAGTTGGTCCGGGACGCGGAGCGTGGCCGGATCGACATCGATGGGTGA
- a CDS encoding phosphotransferase family protein, whose amino-acid sequence MTNHDESAAVRPLTPAWVNRHLEVGERIVGTEALRGGITAEMRRLTIGTRDGGTRDLVLRTFVDAEHAGDWLNREAGALTLLQETGVPAPGLVAADPGAAHCEYPSLLMTHLAGRPVLDDEGLETRVPLLARQLLAIHALRPAERPPQYVALTTADTVVTPKGADAGAWAAAIDVIRRPVPTYEGRFLHRDFHPGNVLFDVPPSRPTGARITGVVDWAATSWGPVDLDVAHCSTNLALLHGPAWGLRFAEAYEEAGGVLAADASERLYWLVRDGLAISEEVQQVSQPWREAGRTELTTRAVEGRLDAYVTALMDSLG is encoded by the coding sequence GTGACCAACCATGATGAATCGGCTGCTGTGCGACCGTTGACGCCGGCTTGGGTGAACCGGCACCTGGAGGTCGGCGAGCGAATCGTCGGGACTGAGGCGCTGCGCGGCGGTATCACTGCCGAAATGCGGCGGTTGACCATCGGCACGCGGGACGGAGGCACCCGTGATCTGGTGCTGCGGACCTTCGTCGACGCGGAGCACGCCGGTGACTGGTTGAACAGGGAGGCCGGCGCCCTGACTCTGCTTCAGGAGACCGGGGTACCGGCTCCTGGACTGGTCGCGGCTGATCCGGGCGCCGCGCATTGCGAGTATCCATCGCTCCTGATGACACATCTGGCGGGCCGGCCGGTCCTCGACGATGAGGGGTTGGAGACCCGGGTCCCTCTGTTGGCCCGTCAACTCCTGGCGATCCATGCGTTGCGACCTGCGGAGCGGCCCCCGCAGTATGTGGCGCTGACGACCGCCGACACCGTCGTGACTCCGAAGGGCGCCGACGCGGGGGCATGGGCTGCGGCGATCGACGTGATCCGCCGGCCCGTGCCGACGTATGAAGGGCGATTCCTGCACCGGGATTTCCACCCCGGCAACGTGCTGTTCGACGTGCCGCCCTCACGACCGACAGGTGCCCGGATCACCGGCGTCGTCGACTGGGCGGCTACCTCCTGGGGCCCGGTGGATCTCGATGTGGCGCACTGCTCCACCAATCTCGCGCTGCTGCACGGTCCGGCGTGGGGTCTGCGGTTCGCTGAGGCGTATGAGGAGGCCGGCGGGGTGCTGGCCGCGGACGCGAGCGAGCGGCTCTACTGGCTGGTGCGGGACGGGCTGGCGATCTCGGAAGAGGTGCAGCAGGTGTCGCAGCCGTGGCGGGAGGCCGGGAGGACGGAGCTGACGACGCGAGCCGTGGAGGGGCGGCTGGATGCCTATGTCACCGCCCTGATGGACTCGCTGGGCTGA